From a region of the Phragmites australis chromosome 21, lpPhrAust1.1, whole genome shotgun sequence genome:
- the LOC133903073 gene encoding disease resistance protein RGA5-like isoform X2, which translates to MELATAALGSLLPKLGSLLTDEYKLQKGLRGEIKFLQAEMESMQAALDEVSKRPAHQIRDLDKIWARDLKELCYDIEDSVDTFMVRIDDAPVGPKPRSFRRFFDRTIGLLTKAKTRHHVADDIEDIKSRIHEVAARRERYKFKDIAAQPDTTVIDPRVPALFEEAAKLVGTDGPAKKISNLLTQQKDVQKQKLMVVSIVGVGGLGKTTVANLVYERLGDQFDCQAFVSVSLKPNMKQILGSILRQVSEGTCTNAGEMDLDELIRSIRKFLMDKRYFIVIDDVWNEEAWKLIKCALIDNNLDSKVIVTTRNIAVANFCSIDGTMYELEPLSDADSKRLLCKRVFNEGEGIHSELEEVAKKILKKCGGVPLAIITIASMLASLPNKTMYEWYGVYNSMGSGLEKDKNLKSMRWILSLSYNDLPYHLKPCLLYLSMFPEDYEIPIYWLVQMWAAEGFIIEEKGRNLYKIGKRYFNELVNRSMIQLMRRRDNGSATACRVHDMILDLIISLSAQENFVTISEGPQVMSPECTIRRLSLQGRASHTASKEEQVILPAKVNMFHVRSLIAFDYAFQWMPPLSCFLVLRVLYLHCFPSKNNHPKDLGSLHHLRYLVLGGEIEAKVLEEIGNLQLLNTLELLATNIKELPASITRLRQLENLFIGRGVKLPDGIENLMSLQELGWLDVEESPNTLAELGNLTELRVLRIHGLDDNESYVKTFLQSLSNLHNLHTLVLSGRGIWSVDLDCMSDHWRGPAHLQNFDAGSFIIISQLPRWFSTLSEFSFLTITVKVLRQDDLQLLGALPVLRVLKLEVHPDGIITEERLVIGIDEPFRSLAEFNFINYSRCWLVFGQGVMPRLQRLQLRFEVQKREGGGFDIGLENLTSLKHIIVTVNCYGARIREVEDVETKIRDVIEIHPNHPTVELSRSMTYRMVQD; encoded by the exons ATGGAGCTAGCGACGGCGGCGCTGGGCAGCCTCCTCCCCAAGCTGGGCAGCCTCCTCACCGATGAATACAAGCTGCAGAAGGGGCTCAGGGGTGAGATCAAGTTCCTGCAAGCCGAAATGGAGAGCATGCAGGCTGCCCTTGACGAGGTGTCCAAGCGGCCTGCACATCAGATTCGTGACCTTGATAAGATCTGGGCGAGGGACCTGAAGGAGCTGTGCTATGACATTGAGGACAGCGTTGACACTTTCATGGTGCGCATCGATGATGCTCCAGTGGGTCCCAAGCCGCGTAGCTTCAGAAGGTTCTTCGATAGGACCATTGGCTTGTTGACAAAGGCCAAGACTCGTCATCATGTCGCCGATGACATTGAAGACATCAAGAGCCGCATCCATGAGGTCGCTGCTAGGCGAGAAAGGTACAAGTTTAAAGATATTGCAGCGCAGCCTGACACGACGGTCATCGATCCTCGCGTGCCAGCTCTCTTTGAAGAAGCAGCGAAGCTTGTTGGCACAGATGGCCCTGcaaagaagatctccaacttgCTAACCCAACAGAAGGATGTGCAAAAACAGAAGCTAATGGTCGTCTCAATTGTTGGAGTTGGAGGCCTGGGTAAAACGACCGTTGCCAATTTGGTGTATGAAAGGCTTGGGGACCAATTTGACTGTCAAGCTTTCGTCTCGGTGTCGCTGAAGCCAAACATGAAGCAGATTCTCGGCAGCATACTTCGGCAAGTTAGCGAAGGCACCTGCACCAATGCTGGAGAAATGGATCTGGATGAACTTATAAGGAGCATCAGGAAATTCCTCATGGACAAGAG GTACTTCATTGTAATTGATGACGTATGGAATGAAGAAGCGTGGAAATTGATCAAATGTGCTCTGATTGACAACAATCTTGATAGCAAAGTTATTGTGACAACCCGTAATATTGCTGTGGCTAATTTCTGTTCTATTGATGGCACTATGTATGAACTAGAGCCTCTCTCTGATGCGGACTCCAAGAGGCTGCTTTGTAAAAGGGTATTTAATGAGGGAGAGGGAATTCATTCTGAACTGGAGGAGGTagcaaagaaaattttgaagaagtgtgGTGGGGTACCATTAGCTATCATTACTATAGCTAGTATGTTGGCTAGTTTACCAAACAAAACAATGTATGAATGGTATGGCGTATACAATTCCATGGGTTCTGGACTTGAAAAAGACAAGAATCTGAAGAGCATGCGATGGATATTATCTCTTAGTTATAATGATCTACCTTACCATCTTAAGCCTTGCTTACTGTATCTGAGCATGTTTCCTGAGGATTATGAGATCCCAATATATTGGTTGGTACAGATGTGGGCAGCGGAAGGTTTCATTATTgaagaaaaggggagaaattTGTATAAAATTGGAAAGAGATATTTTAATGAGCTTGTTAATAGAAGCATGATTCAGCTGATGCGCAGGAGGGATAATGGCAGTGCAACAGCTTGCCGTGTACATGATATGATACTTGATCTCATCATTTCCCTTTCAGCACAAGAAAATTTTGTCACAATATCAGAAGGCCCACAGGTCATGTCTCCAGAGTGCACGATTCGGCGACTATCACTGCAAGGAAGAGCAAGTCATACTGCCAGTAAGGAAGAGCAAGTCATACTGCCAGCAAAGGTGAACATGTTCCATGTGAGGTCACTCATTGCATTTGATTATGCTTTCCAATGGATGCCACCGCTGTCATGCTTTTTAGTTCTCCGTGTTTTGTATTTGCATTGTTTTCCCAGCAAGAATAATCATCCTAAGGATCTAGGGAGTTTGCACCACTTGAGATATCTGGTACTAGGAGGTGAGATTGAAGCAAAGGTTCTAGAAGAAATTGGAAACCTACAACTTCTGAATACATTGGAGTTGTTGGCAACAAACATAAAAGAGCTGCCAGCAAGTATTACTCGGCTAAGACAACTTGAGAATCTGTTTATTGGTAGGGGGGTGAAATTGCCAGATGGGATTGAGAATTTAATGTCCCTGCAAGAGTTGGGATGGCTTGATGTGGAAGAATCACCGAACACTCTGGCTGAGCTAGGCAATCTTACAGAACTGAGGGTGCTGAGAATACACGGATTAGATGATAATGAGAGTTATGTGAAGACTTTTCTCCAGAGCCTTTCGAATCTACACAACCTTCACACTCTAGTTTTGAGTGGCAGAGGGATATGGTCCGTAGATTTAGATTGCATGTCGGATCATTGGAGGGGCCCTGCACATCTACAAAACTTTGATGCAGGCAGTTTTATAATCATCTCTCAGTTGCCACGGTGGTTTTCCACCCTCTCTGAATTCTCCTTCTTAACCATCACTGTCAAGGTGCTAAGACAGGATGATCTTCAACTGCTTGGAGCTTTACCTGTGCTACGCGTTCTTAAACTAGAAGTACATCCGGATGGTATTATCACTGAAGAACGGCTGGTGATTGGTATTGATGAGCCCTTCCGCTCTCTAGCAGAGTTTAATTTTATCAACTATTCACGATGTTGGTTGGTGTTTGGTCAAGGAGTGATGCCAAGGCTTCAAAGGCTTCAGTTACGGTTTGAAGTACAGAAGAGAGAAGGTGGTGGATTTGATATTGGCTTGGAGAACCTGACTTCCCTTAAACATATCATTGTCACAGTTAACTGTTACGGTGCCCGGATCAGGGAGGTAGAGGATGTAGAAACCAAGATCAGGGATGTGATTGAGATCCATCCGAACCATCCAACTGTTGAGCTGTCAAGAAGCATGACCTATCGTATGGTACAGGATTAG
- the LOC133903073 gene encoding disease resistance protein RGA5-like isoform X1 has translation MDPLTSPREITRQLLRSCSTRSLSSPILSPIAPSPNRQLLRRAPSRIHLLTAAGLQLQLGEPSARESKACMELATAALGSLLPKLGSLLTDEYKLQKGLRGEIKFLQAEMESMQAALDEVSKRPAHQIRDLDKIWARDLKELCYDIEDSVDTFMVRIDDAPVGPKPRSFRRFFDRTIGLLTKAKTRHHVADDIEDIKSRIHEVAARRERYKFKDIAAQPDTTVIDPRVPALFEEAAKLVGTDGPAKKISNLLTQQKDVQKQKLMVVSIVGVGGLGKTTVANLVYERLGDQFDCQAFVSVSLKPNMKQILGSILRQVSEGTCTNAGEMDLDELIRSIRKFLMDKRYFIVIDDVWNEEAWKLIKCALIDNNLDSKVIVTTRNIAVANFCSIDGTMYELEPLSDADSKRLLCKRVFNEGEGIHSELEEVAKKILKKCGGVPLAIITIASMLASLPNKTMYEWYGVYNSMGSGLEKDKNLKSMRWILSLSYNDLPYHLKPCLLYLSMFPEDYEIPIYWLVQMWAAEGFIIEEKGRNLYKIGKRYFNELVNRSMIQLMRRRDNGSATACRVHDMILDLIISLSAQENFVTISEGPQVMSPECTIRRLSLQGRASHTASKEEQVILPAKVNMFHVRSLIAFDYAFQWMPPLSCFLVLRVLYLHCFPSKNNHPKDLGSLHHLRYLVLGGEIEAKVLEEIGNLQLLNTLELLATNIKELPASITRLRQLENLFIGRGVKLPDGIENLMSLQELGWLDVEESPNTLAELGNLTELRVLRIHGLDDNESYVKTFLQSLSNLHNLHTLVLSGRGIWSVDLDCMSDHWRGPAHLQNFDAGSFIIISQLPRWFSTLSEFSFLTITVKVLRQDDLQLLGALPVLRVLKLEVHPDGIITEERLVIGIDEPFRSLAEFNFINYSRCWLVFGQGVMPRLQRLQLRFEVQKREGGGFDIGLENLTSLKHIIVTVNCYGARIREVEDVETKIRDVIEIHPNHPTVELSRSMTYRMVQD, from the exons ATGGATCCCCTGACTTCGCCCCGTGAAATCACGAGGCAGCTGCTTCGCAGTTGCTCCACACGGTCTTTGTCCTCACCCATTCTCTCACCAATCGCTCCCTCCCCGAATAGGCAGCTCCTCCGGCGGGCTCCCTCTCGGATCCATCTGCTCACCGCCGCCGGCTTGCAGCTTCAGCTAGGAGAG CCATCAGCCAGAGAGAGCAAGGCATGCATGGAGCTAGCGACGGCGGCGCTGGGCAGCCTCCTCCCCAAGCTGGGCAGCCTCCTCACCGATGAATACAAGCTGCAGAAGGGGCTCAGGGGTGAGATCAAGTTCCTGCAAGCCGAAATGGAGAGCATGCAGGCTGCCCTTGACGAGGTGTCCAAGCGGCCTGCACATCAGATTCGTGACCTTGATAAGATCTGGGCGAGGGACCTGAAGGAGCTGTGCTATGACATTGAGGACAGCGTTGACACTTTCATGGTGCGCATCGATGATGCTCCAGTGGGTCCCAAGCCGCGTAGCTTCAGAAGGTTCTTCGATAGGACCATTGGCTTGTTGACAAAGGCCAAGACTCGTCATCATGTCGCCGATGACATTGAAGACATCAAGAGCCGCATCCATGAGGTCGCTGCTAGGCGAGAAAGGTACAAGTTTAAAGATATTGCAGCGCAGCCTGACACGACGGTCATCGATCCTCGCGTGCCAGCTCTCTTTGAAGAAGCAGCGAAGCTTGTTGGCACAGATGGCCCTGcaaagaagatctccaacttgCTAACCCAACAGAAGGATGTGCAAAAACAGAAGCTAATGGTCGTCTCAATTGTTGGAGTTGGAGGCCTGGGTAAAACGACCGTTGCCAATTTGGTGTATGAAAGGCTTGGGGACCAATTTGACTGTCAAGCTTTCGTCTCGGTGTCGCTGAAGCCAAACATGAAGCAGATTCTCGGCAGCATACTTCGGCAAGTTAGCGAAGGCACCTGCACCAATGCTGGAGAAATGGATCTGGATGAACTTATAAGGAGCATCAGGAAATTCCTCATGGACAAGAG GTACTTCATTGTAATTGATGACGTATGGAATGAAGAAGCGTGGAAATTGATCAAATGTGCTCTGATTGACAACAATCTTGATAGCAAAGTTATTGTGACAACCCGTAATATTGCTGTGGCTAATTTCTGTTCTATTGATGGCACTATGTATGAACTAGAGCCTCTCTCTGATGCGGACTCCAAGAGGCTGCTTTGTAAAAGGGTATTTAATGAGGGAGAGGGAATTCATTCTGAACTGGAGGAGGTagcaaagaaaattttgaagaagtgtgGTGGGGTACCATTAGCTATCATTACTATAGCTAGTATGTTGGCTAGTTTACCAAACAAAACAATGTATGAATGGTATGGCGTATACAATTCCATGGGTTCTGGACTTGAAAAAGACAAGAATCTGAAGAGCATGCGATGGATATTATCTCTTAGTTATAATGATCTACCTTACCATCTTAAGCCTTGCTTACTGTATCTGAGCATGTTTCCTGAGGATTATGAGATCCCAATATATTGGTTGGTACAGATGTGGGCAGCGGAAGGTTTCATTATTgaagaaaaggggagaaattTGTATAAAATTGGAAAGAGATATTTTAATGAGCTTGTTAATAGAAGCATGATTCAGCTGATGCGCAGGAGGGATAATGGCAGTGCAACAGCTTGCCGTGTACATGATATGATACTTGATCTCATCATTTCCCTTTCAGCACAAGAAAATTTTGTCACAATATCAGAAGGCCCACAGGTCATGTCTCCAGAGTGCACGATTCGGCGACTATCACTGCAAGGAAGAGCAAGTCATACTGCCAGTAAGGAAGAGCAAGTCATACTGCCAGCAAAGGTGAACATGTTCCATGTGAGGTCACTCATTGCATTTGATTATGCTTTCCAATGGATGCCACCGCTGTCATGCTTTTTAGTTCTCCGTGTTTTGTATTTGCATTGTTTTCCCAGCAAGAATAATCATCCTAAGGATCTAGGGAGTTTGCACCACTTGAGATATCTGGTACTAGGAGGTGAGATTGAAGCAAAGGTTCTAGAAGAAATTGGAAACCTACAACTTCTGAATACATTGGAGTTGTTGGCAACAAACATAAAAGAGCTGCCAGCAAGTATTACTCGGCTAAGACAACTTGAGAATCTGTTTATTGGTAGGGGGGTGAAATTGCCAGATGGGATTGAGAATTTAATGTCCCTGCAAGAGTTGGGATGGCTTGATGTGGAAGAATCACCGAACACTCTGGCTGAGCTAGGCAATCTTACAGAACTGAGGGTGCTGAGAATACACGGATTAGATGATAATGAGAGTTATGTGAAGACTTTTCTCCAGAGCCTTTCGAATCTACACAACCTTCACACTCTAGTTTTGAGTGGCAGAGGGATATGGTCCGTAGATTTAGATTGCATGTCGGATCATTGGAGGGGCCCTGCACATCTACAAAACTTTGATGCAGGCAGTTTTATAATCATCTCTCAGTTGCCACGGTGGTTTTCCACCCTCTCTGAATTCTCCTTCTTAACCATCACTGTCAAGGTGCTAAGACAGGATGATCTTCAACTGCTTGGAGCTTTACCTGTGCTACGCGTTCTTAAACTAGAAGTACATCCGGATGGTATTATCACTGAAGAACGGCTGGTGATTGGTATTGATGAGCCCTTCCGCTCTCTAGCAGAGTTTAATTTTATCAACTATTCACGATGTTGGTTGGTGTTTGGTCAAGGAGTGATGCCAAGGCTTCAAAGGCTTCAGTTACGGTTTGAAGTACAGAAGAGAGAAGGTGGTGGATTTGATATTGGCTTGGAGAACCTGACTTCCCTTAAACATATCATTGTCACAGTTAACTGTTACGGTGCCCGGATCAGGGAGGTAGAGGATGTAGAAACCAAGATCAGGGATGTGATTGAGATCCATCCGAACCATCCAACTGTTGAGCTGTCAAGAAGCATGACCTATCGTATGGTACAGGATTAG